From a single Nicotiana tabacum cultivar K326 chromosome 8, ASM71507v2, whole genome shotgun sequence genomic region:
- the LOC107823530 gene encoding protein arginine N-methyltransferase 1.6, whose translation MLHTPMQCLFPKTLNHKFFFRSFNNIPKSPRSKAFTVRSMSSASRMFQLKVDPLTGNSEWVVIEEDEASGDSNTQQLLANTSYLDMLNDTRRNEAYREAIDKTITKPCHVLDIGAGTGLLSMMAARAMGHGDSVESSGSKGIVTACESYLPMVKLMRKVLHANGMQRKIRIINKRSDELEVGVDMPSRADMLVSEILDSELLGEGLIPTLQHAHDNLLSDNPKTVPYRATIYGQMVESTDLWKLHDLFNNEKGVLDEIRLVPDKMDTALYVKRQQFSMHCDALKGIKLLSETFKVFDFDFWRRPESHRETELSVKATDTGTIHAIISWWLLQLDETGTVFYSTAPKWISCPSSVEGLNSSISRCQNWCDHWKQCVWFIPKKGLSLLKDEEVNLLAVHTDTSISYEVKTLSQNLKLGRSELSTQKYQITLPPEKIALYSDVSWRCSMLNAIKNAVKQKMPSLCVVVDDSLFLAVALAHLAKGSHVLSLFPGFQEKGAQYLQAVASSNSYSKDHVEVQKMSELLTSQSSRRKIDLIVGEPFYYGNNSVLPWQNLRFWKQRSLLDSILSEGAVIIPCKGLLKACAMSLPDLWRSHRCLQDIEGFDHSVVNSTLGACGGLPPGQENPTLPFLIWQCGESKKLSDVVTIMEFNFLKPMSPCSGKAQVEFIACGKCHGFVLWIDWVMDTEESIVSSTGPEQRYWKQGVKLLKEPVAVGSHRSTTTTSERHSAEIRTSFDPSTGDLIVDYAFL comes from the exons ATGCTCCATACACCTATGCAGTGCCTATTTCCTAAAACCCTAAACCACAAATTCTTTTTCCGTTCCTTTAACAACATTCCAAAATCTCCTCGCTCCAAGGCGTTCACAGTCCGAAGCATGAGTTCCGCGTCACGAATGTTCCAGCTCAAAGTCGACCCGCTTACAGGAAACTCCGAATGGGTCGTCATTGAAGAAGACGAGGCTTCAGGAGATAGCAATACACAACAGCTTCTTGCAAATACTTCGTACCTTGACATGCTGAATGATACTCGAAGAAATGAAGCTTACAGGGAAGCCATTGATAAGACCATAACCAAGCCGTGCCATGTTCTTGATATTGG AGCCGGAACTGGTCTACTATCTATGATGGCAGCCCGAGCAATGGGTCATGGAGATTCAGTGGAGAGCTCGGGTTCTAAGGGGATAGTTACCGCATGTGAGTCATATCTTCCAATGGTAAAATTGATGCGGAAGGTTTTGCATGCCAATGGTATGCAGAGAAAAATCCGCATCATTAACAAGAGGTCAGATGAATTAGAAGTTGGTGTGGACATGCCTTCACGGGCAGATATGCTT GTTAGTGAAATACTCGACTCTGAGCTTTTGGGAGAAGGGTTAATTCCAACTCTGCAGCATGCTCATGACAACCTACTGTCAGACAATCCAAAAACAGTGCCTTACCGAGCAACGATATATGGTCAG ATGGTAGAAAGCACAGATTTGTGGAAGCTGCACGATTTGTTTAACAATGAAAAAGGAGTACTAGATGAAATTCGTCTTGTTCCAGACAAGATGGATACAGCTTTATATGTCAAACGCCAACAATTTTCCATGCATTGTGATGCATTAAAAGGCATCAAACTG CTATCAGAAACCTTCAAAGTATTTGATTTTGACTTTTGGAGAAGGCCAGAGAGTCATCGCGAAACAGAACTGAGTGTAAAAGCTACTGATACTGGCACTATTCATGCTATAATCTCATG GTGGTTGCTCCAGCTTGATGAAACAGGCACTGTCTTCTACTCCACTGCACCAAAATGGATAAGTTGCCCATCTAGTGTGGAAGGACTAAATTCGTCCATCAGCC GTTGTCAGAACTGGTGTGACCATTGGAAACAGTGTGTTTGGTTCATCCCAAAGAAAGGTTTGTCTTTATTGAAGGATGAAGAAGTTAATTTGCTGGCTGTTCACACTGATACTAGCATCTCATATGAAGTGAAGACTTTGTCCCAGAACCTGAAACTTGGACGAAGTGAGCTCAGTACTCAGAAGTACCAAATCACTTTGCCACCAGAAAAAATTGCATTATACAGTGACGTCAGTTGGAGATGCTCAATGCTAAATGCTATTAAAAATGCA GTGAAGCAGAAAATGCCCTCCCTGTGCGTTGTTGTGGATGATAGCCTATTTTTGGCTGTTGCTCTCGCCCATCTTGCAAAAGGGTCTCATGTGCTATCACTGTTTCCAGGATTTCAAGAGAAAGGTGCGCAATATTTGCAAGCTGTTGCGTCTTCAAATAGTTATTCGAAGGATCACGTAGAAGTCCAGAAGATGAGTGAATTGTTGACCTCTCAAAGTAGTCGGAGAAAG ATTGACTTGATAGTTGGAGAACCTTTCTATTATGGAAACAACAGTGTGCTCCCATGGCAAAATCTGCGGTTTTG GAAGCAAAGAAGTTTATTGGATTCAATCCTATCAGAAGGTGCGGTAATTATTCCTTGCAAAGGGTTGTTAAAGGCTTGTGCGATGTCTCTTCCT GACCTTTGGAGAAGCCATCGGTGCCTTCAAGATATTGAAGGTTTTGATCATTCAGTTGTCAATTCCACGTTAGGGGCATGTGGAGGTTTACCTCCTGGACAAGAAAATCCTACTCTGCCTTTTTTAATCTGGCAATGTGGTGAGAGTAAG AAACTAAGTGACGTAGTTACTATCATGGAATTCAATTTCTTGAAACCGATGAGCCCGTGTTCTGGAAAAGCTCAG GTAGAATTTATTGCATGTGGAAAATGTCACGGGTTTGTTCTTTGGATTGACTGGGTGATGGATACAGAAGAGTCCATTGTCTCGTCTACAGGACCAG AACAAAGATACTGGAAGCAAGGGGTAAAACTTCTGAAGGAACCCGTGGCTGTGGGGAGCCATAGATCTACCACTACAACCAGTGAGCGTCACTCAGCAGAAATTAGAACATCTTTCGATCCATCAACTGGTGACCTCATTGTAGATTATGCTTTCTTATAA